In Solanum lycopersicum chromosome 3, SLM_r2.1, the genomic stretch GATCAGCTTGTATCCCTGCAGTCGCTGCAAAAAAATTCCACACTATAGTTGCAAAAGGTCCAGAATTGAAGATGTGTTCAATGGTATCCATACCTGCTCGATCAAAACAACAAAAGCAAGGTAATGGCTCAATGCCAAAGTTAgataatttttcatttgtagGAAGCTTACCCTTTAAAGTTCTCCATAATAGAAATGAAGTCTTAAAAGGAATGAATTTATGCCATAAtgcagaattaaaaaaattcttagccTTTTTGTTTCTAATTTCATCCCAAGCTGATTTGCAATCGAATCTGCCATGGATGTTTAGCTTCCAAATTGCTTGGTCAGGTctgtgttgttgttgaggaatTCTGGTGGCCAGGATGTTGGAAAGGTGAGTTATTGGTGCATGCCTCACCAATTTTCTCCACTTCCATTCTCCATTTTCCCAAAAATCTGCTACACTGCTGTTATTAAACCTATTGCTGCTGGCTGTGTGTTGAGCTAGAGGACCTGTACCAAGccaattatcccaccaaaagGAACAGTTCCCGGCTTGGAGTTTCCAATGGATGTGTTGTTCCATCTGTTGTCTGGTATCTAGCATATTTTTCCACATTAAAGACTATCCAGTATCCCATTTTTTATTCACTGGATTTGCTCTTTGACAGTACTTGGCTCTCAAGAAGTCACCCCACAAAGTTTGTTTAGTTCTGAAACTCCACCAATGTTTGAATTGGAATGATTTACAAACATCTTGTAGATTCCTCATCCCTATCCCCCCTTCCTCAAAAGGGTAACTCAGATTTTTCCAAGAGGACCAATGGTATTTTTTCCTATCATTCTTCCATCCCCAAAAGAAATCTGCAATGAGCATTTGAATTTGTCTGATGATAGTTTTCGGAGGTATTACAGCTGATAATAGATGTATAGGCAAAGCTTGAAGAACATGTTTGGAGAGTACCGCCTTTCCACCATAACTAAGCTGTTTTGTTTGCCAACCTGTAATTCTGGAAACGACCTTGTTAATAAGATCAGAAAAATAAACATTCCTAGGTCTGCCAACAAATAAGGGGCAACCTAGGTAAGTGATTGGGCCTTGATTCTGTTTAAAACCTGTCAGCCTTTTAATTCTATCCCTAGTGCTATTGAATGCACTAGAGTGTAGTATGAAATGGCTTTTATCTCCATTGATAAGTTGCCCCGAAATCTTTTCATACTCCTTCAAAGTATGCATGAGGATTTTCAAGGTTTTGGATTTTCCGGAGGTAAAGAGAATAATGTCATCCGCAAAACTTAGGTGATTCACTTGTGGCCCCCTCTTTTCCATGGTGAAACCTTGGTATTCCGGGTGAGTGTGAAGTCTATTGAGTGATCTCGATAATACCTcagcacctaaaataaataaggCCGGGGAGAGTGGATCACCTTGTTTGAGACCTCTAGAAGAGCGGAAGAAACCATATCTTTTTCCATTAACTATAATAGAGTACCAATTGTTTGCCATGATTCTCCAGATCATATCAATAAACACCTCATCAAAGCCCATCTTCCTTAGAACCAGACAAGTATATGACCAGGAGACCCTGTCATAAGCTTTTGCCATGtctagtttgataattacattaCTACCAATGTTGGGTTTCTTGATTTGGTGAATGATTTCCTGAGCGAGCATGATGTTTTCCGAAATACTTCTTCCCTTTACAAAACCAGACTGGTTGGAGGAAATCAAAGCTGGAAGGATAGGGCTAAGTCTATTACTTACTAGTTTAGATATAATCTTACTAGTGAAGTTACTTAGACTTATTGGCCTAAATTCTGTAAGTTTGTTTGGATTGTTCACTTTAGGGAGCAGCACAATGCAAGAGTGagagaagtacttaggaatcaTTTGGCCACTAAAGAAAGCATGAAGAACTTCTAACAAATCATTCTTGATAATGTTCCaacatttttgaaagaaaaaccCATTCATACCATCAGGACCTGCTGCAGAGTTAGGATTCATAGAAAACACTACCTCTTTAAGTTCATCCAGGCCAGGTACTGTGTTGAGTAGGGTGTTTTGGTCTTGATTGACCATTCTGGGGATGCAATTAAGACTTTGCTCATTAATAAGCTTCTCTTCACCAGTGAATATGTTCTTGAAGTTCTCACAAGCCTCCTGAGCAATAGTGTTCTCACCCTCAATCCAATCCCCATTTTCTGTGACAATTTTGTGAATGAATAATTTCCTCCTCCTTCCCCTTATAATTGAATGAAAGTATTTGGAGTTGGTATCACCATCTTTAAACCATTGAAGTtgagggtttagggtttagggtttaggttttagggtttagggttttttttttttatttaacgaCCCTTGAGGTGGGTCAGGGGCTTTgcaacacccccaggccttacCATTTAACAACAAAATTTTACAAGAAGGGGGACATAAACCTTACCTTCTATGATATGTAAGGTGTAGGGTTGACCTATCTACTAAGATTAGTTAACCCAACCTTTATACAAAAAGATGCACACTATAATGAAACTAATTCTAGAATGCATAAAATAGGGAGACACTCCCTTTACATGAATAAAAGAAGAGTCTATAAATTTGAGTTTACATCAAAGATTTAAGCTACTTGCTAATTGCTAATATCATAATGTATAAGCCTTTGAGAGACTAAGGTGGATGAttaattcttcttgtttttcttcttctgaagTTTTGTGTTCCCAATTTATCTAGTATATAGCTTCCTCGAATTGAACCAATAAGTTGTTGAGGTGTATAGAAATGTTGTAAGATGTCCAACTTGTGGCTCCATTTTGACAATAAATCTGCAGTACCATTGACTTCTCTATAGACATGTTGACATTCAAAGTGATTCATTTTTCTGCCAATATCTTGTATGTGTTCTATTGTTTGTTGATATCTCCAAGGGATTGAAATTGTGTTGCTTATCCATTTTTGCAGAATTTCAGAATCTACTTCCaatagaatatttttataaccATGTTGCTCACACCAGTCCAATCCATATCTAGCAGCCTCCATCTCTGCAATATTATTAGTGCCAAAACCAAATGGTATTGAAAATGCATAATGTAATTTACCTGTGTAGTCTCTTAGTATGCCTCCTCCTCCAATCTTTCCAGATTCAGGAAGTGCACTCCCATCTGTATTAAGTTTGTAAATACCAATTTGTGGTTTCTTCCAGCTTACCATGATTACCTTTAACTGTTGTTGGCATTGTTCAACTAAGTTGATCAGCCTGTACCAGCTATGTTGCCATGGTATATTTGGAAATACTATCTTAATGGTTTGCATGACATCTTTGAAAATTCCATATTGAACTCTTTGGATGCTTGATATCTTGTTTCCATATTTCACAGCACACCTGTTTTTCCACAAATGCCAACAAATAAAGTTAGGTAAAATAGAAATGAGTAGTTTGTGTACCTGATTAGAAGAAGATAGATTTGTCCATTGTAGCAGCAGACTTCTCAAATCTATATTGATTTGGGTTATGCCAAAGGTAGATGCATAATATTTCCATATGTGATTAGCAAAATTGCCAgtgattaaaatatgattaatatCATCAATGCCTTTCCTATAACAGCAATAGCAATCTATATCATTACTTCCAAATTTCTGTAAATAATCATATGTTGGAAGCTTGCCTCTCATAGCTCTCCAAATAAGGAAAGCTATCTTGAAAGGAATATGTTTATGCCATACACTGTTATTAATAATATCTTTAGactttttctttctaataaCCTCCCAGGCTGAAGCAATAGTAAATTTACCATTCTCTTCAGGTTTCCAGATAGCAGTATCCTCTATGTTAGTGTTATACTTGAATTTAGTTTGCATAATATCAGGTACCATAGTTGGAGGAACATGTTGTCTAACATATCTTTCATTCCATTTACCATTAGTTAGGAAATCAgaaacatgaatgttattgagaCTTGATATATTAATAACCTGATTGGCTAGAGCCTCATTTCCTATCCAATTATCCCACCAGAAACTGGAAGAACCTGAGTGAATATTCCATTTAATGTAAGTCTCCACAGTTTGTCTGTTTCTAGTGAAGTATCTCCATACCAATGAATTACCAGTATCATATTTCTTGGCAATAGGGTTAGCTCTTTTACAGTATTTAGCTTTAAGAAATTTACTCCACAAAGAAATTTTAGTCCTAAATTCCCACCACTGTTTATATTGAAATGCTAAACATATATCTTCAAGATTTCTAACACCAATACCACCTTCACTAGTAGGATAGGCTAAAGTTTCCCAAGATGCCCAATGATATTTCTTACCATCTTTATCTATACCCCAAAAGAAATCAGCAATaacatttttgatatatttgaggGTAGTTTTAGGAGGAGATACAGCAGCTAACAAATGTATTGGAATAGATTGTAATACATGTTTCACTAAAGTAATTTTGCCTCCAAAGTTTAGGATTTTAGCATGCCACCCAGAAATTTTCCTAATAATCTTCTCCACAATCCCAGAAAAGTAAATAATCCTTTGACCTCCAATATATAAAGGACAACCAAGATAAGTAATGGGGCTGTTTTGTATACGAAAGCCAGTTTCAATCTTAATGGAGTTAATAATAGTCTGATTAGTCTTGGCAGTAACCATGAAAaaacttttatctttatttactTGTTGATCAGAAATcaattcatattcttcaatagtTTTAACAATAAGCTGAAGAGATTGTCTATCTGTAGaggtaaatataataatatcatcaGCAAAGGCTAGGTGATTGATTTGAGGCCCATTGCTGTCCATTTGGAAACCAATATAATTCTGATTATGATATAAAAGGTTAAGCTGTCTTGAAAATAATTCAGCACCTAGAATAAAAAGTGCTGGTGATAAGGGATCCCCTTGCTTCAAACCTCTAGTAGAATGAAAGAAACCATGCCTTCTTCCATTGATCACCACTGAATACCAATTATTGTTCATTATTCTCCATACCCTGTCAATGAATAATTCTCCAAACCCCATTTTTCTCATTACCAAGCAAGTATAACTCCAAGAAACTCTGTCATAAGCCTTTACCATATCTAACTTAAGGACCACATTCTTCCCTTCTTTAGGTAGTTTAATACCATGAATAATTTCCTGAGCCAACATCACATTCTCAGATATACTTCTTCCTTTGACAAAACCAGACTGATTTTCAGAGATGAGTAATGGTAAAATAGGAGCTAGTCTAGTACTCATAATCTTAGAAATGATTTTGTTAGTAAAATTACTAAGACTAATAGGTCTAAACTCTTTCATTTTGTTAGGATTATCCACTTTAGGAAGATGAATTAGACAGGCATGGGTCATATATTTAGGCATGTCATGGCCATTGAAAAAAGCCTGTACTGCAGCTAGAAGATCATCTTTTATAATATCAAAGCAAGTTTGATAAAACTTGCCTCCAATACCATCAGGTCCAGGTGCAGAATGAGGGTTCATATTCATAACTATATTTctcaattcatcaatattaggCATTCTTTCCAGATCATGATTTTGTTCCATAGTGACCATTTTAGGAATACATTGTAATTGATCTTCATTGATTTTAACAGATTTTCctgtaaaaatattttggtaATAATTACAGGCCTCTCTAGCAATAACTTCATCCCCTTGAATCCAACTACCATTATCATTCAATAATTTGTGAATTACCATTTTCTTCCTCTTTCCTCTAATAACAGCATGGAAGTATTTGGAGTTTGCATCACCTTCTTTAAGCCAATGAAGATGAGTTTTTTGTTGAAGAATGGCATGTTCTATCTTCAAGTATTTAATGTATTGAGCATTAAGAGCATAGAGCTGTTCTCTATTATCCCTACTACTATCTCTAATATAATTTCCTTCTGCAGTTTTAACACTCTCTTCATAAAACTttactttttcaaaaacatCCCCATATTCCTTCTTAGACCACTCTCTTAAAGTCTTAGTTAACCTTTTCAGTTTTGTATGCAAGATCCACATGGGGTTGCCAGTAACTTTCTTATTCCAACAATTTTCAACAGTATGTAGGAATGTGTCATTCTCAGTCCAATAATTGAGAAACTTAAAATACTTAATCACATTGTCTTTATGATCAATCATTTCCAACAATAGGGGGGAGTGATCAGATCCCACACTAGGAAGATGAGTAATATTGGTATGAGGCATTATATCCAACCATTTATCATTAACCATTCCTCTATCTAGCCTTTTCCAAATCATATCTCCATTATTCCTATGATTACACCATGTATAAGGCTGACCATTATACCCCATATCTATCAGTCCACAAGAATCAATAATGTTGATAAATTCTAAACTTTTCCTAATATTATATTCTCTGCCTCCCAGCTTCTCCTGAGCAGAagatataacattaaaatctcCAAGGATACACCAAGGGTGAACTGTTGCAGACCATTTCAACATACTATCCCAAAGAGGTTTTCTTAGCTGATCTCTACATTTTGCATAAACATAAGTCATTAAAAAAGATTCACTACAGTTTTCATGATTTACTTCACATGTAATCTGTTGCTGATCACTATCCAATATCTTACAGACTACTTCATTTGACCAAAAGAGCCATATTTTGTTATTAGGATTACTATGCCCATAATCCATCCCAATCTTCATTCTATAAAAGTCTAGTTGAGTGGAGTTAGAAAAAGGTTCCAAAATAGCAATCATAGCCAGATTGTGAATTTTCCTAAGATTAATCAACCTTTCAAGAACACCAAAAGTATTAATGCTTCTAGCATTCCAACAAAGCATTTTGATCATCAAAATCCTCTACTTCTGGCTCTAGTATTAGGTCTACTTAAAATATTGGTTTTACTCTGTttcaataattttctaccccttggGGAAAGGCCTTGTTTGCCTGCAACATCTCTAATTTCATTCACATCAGAGGTATGCAACAAAGGACCAGTTTGAACTTGGTAAGAAGTACCCATTTTCTCCCTTGGATCAATGCCATCCACTAAGGATTGAGTATCACCATCATACTCATCCTCAGAATCAGGTTCCCTATAGTCATCAATATTTCTTTGGTAACTACTAGGATCATTGCCAGTATTATAAATTTTGGGATTACTACTTTTATGACTAATTTGAGGAAGATTGGTTAATTTATCAGGAGGAACTTTATCAATATTATCTACAGACACATGTTCACCAATTTTATCTTTTCCTTTATCAATTGTAGAAGCTGTAACTCCATTAAACTCCTGACCACTTCCATCCTTACCTCCAACAGCTACACCAGCAATATTATCAACAATATTAAGGGGTGTAAGGGAGGGGAGCATTGAGTCAATACCTGTGTTGCTTGAATGAATTTGTTGATAGCTATCTTGTACAGTCCTGGACAATTGTATAGTGTTTCTATGTTGTGTATACCTTGATTCTCTGTGATCTTGGTTACCTGCAGTGTGTTCTTGGATTTGTGATTGTCTGTTAAGAGTATCACTATGTTGTGACCTGTTAATCTGTGCTTGTTCAGTTTGATTCTCCAATCTTCCTTCTCCAACTGTAATGTCCTGCAATGAAGTATTTATCTTCCTTTGATGTTGTCCAGTCTGATCAGTACTAATTGTTTGTGGCTCCATTCCTTGTTGAAAGTGATTGTGCTCTTCTTTGTCCTTAGATCCTGTTAAGTCAATCTGTCTTTttgattgttgatttttttcaacAATATTCTGAGGGCTAGGCTCTTGTAATTGTACTGATTGATCCTCCATTTCTTCTCCCAAAGTATTGAATTCCTGCACTTCTAAATCAATGTAAGTGTTGTGTGTAGGAATAGAAACAATACCTGTCTGCATTTGAGGCTGTTGAACTACTGATCTATCAGTAATAAATCTGACTTGTTGagtaacatttcttcttctttgtgtATGCCATTCATCTTGTGTAATCTGTTGctgatttccttgaccttgttGTCCCGATTGATTATGATCCATGTCTCTTCTACCAGTATCCATACTTTTTCCAACCTGTTTTTCAGCATTAGCATTTTGAATATTATCCTTGCCAGCCCTATTTTTTTCCagttccttcttttttttattctctaTATCCCTTTGCTTAATTATACAAGCATCCTCCTTATGCCCTTGATGCTTACAGTAAAAGCAATAGTCTGGAATGTTGTCATAATCAACCTTTTGCCATCTACCATCAGTAATGTCTTCTCCAATATATCCCATCCAAATGTGTGATGGTCTTTCCTTTGTTAAATCAACCTGTACTTTAACCCTAGCCTGACTTCCTCTAGTCTTGTTAATAGATGCAGAATCTAGATACAACACCCTACCAATTGGTGAAAGAAGACTAGTAATAAATTCTTTGTTATAACAATGCCAAGGCAGCTCAGGTAGTGATATCCAAATAGGTACAAGAGGTGTCTCTTCCTCAGGCTTAAAAGTTGGAGTCCAAGCCTGTATCCTCATGACTTGTCCAGCTATATTCATTCTTTGTTTAGTCCACACCATGTTATAATCCAACTCATTATCTAAGTCTATATAGACATGTCTAGAATTGAAGTGAGCTATTTTCACCCCCCCTGCTAATTGAGTTTGTAATATGAAGTTTTTCCTTATTAATTCTACCCTAGGCATTGTGTATATGAATTTCCCAATGAGTGTAAATCTACATGTTGAAGCTAAATCTTTCACCACTTCATCTTTTACATATAATACAGCAGGTAAGCCTTGTTTGGTTGTGATTTCAGGTTCTGTTAGTTTAATACTTACACCCTTTTTGGATTGATTATACCTTAGTCGATCAGCATAGGTTTGAATCACTGTATAAGGGGCAGGCTCTTGAATTTGGTCTTTCTTAGGTAAGGAATCAGTATTGCCTACAGGATAATCCCTTTTATCAACCAAATTCCTATTTACATTTCGATCAAAATTGGAAGAGATCTTAGGAAAATTATGTTGGTAGTTCTGATTTCTAACAACATTTTCAGTTCTAACAGATTCTACATTCAATCTACCAATTTCTTGCATATTGATAGTAATGTTACCTTGATCCAGTAGCTCAGAAGAACTCCCAATATTTTGCCTATTTTGGGTCTGCTGAATAGTTGTTGTTCTCGAATTTGTGTTTCTTGTATTTGTAGAAtcaatttgttgttgttgttgatataTTTCTGAATTCTTGTGAGGATTATCAGTTCGTTGTTGAGTTTGAGTCGATTGAATACCCTTTTGACCATCGTAATTCACAGGTGGTTGAATACCCTGTGAATCCATCATTGCAGCTGTTTGTTGATGAACCAAATTACGAACTCCCCTGTTAATCTGTTCttgttgaatattaagattcaCTTCTTATGAGGTTACATCAGCAATTGATTTTTGTTGCGAATTATCCGTTCGATTAACCCTAGAACTGGATTGCCCCGCCTCCATCGAACTCGATTTCTCCGATACGATTTCTATCGCCGCCTCCATCGAACTCAATTTCTCTGTTCCAATCGCCTGTACGTTCTCCACCCCTCTTCTTTGCGACACACCAGTTATCAATTGTTGCAAATTATCCGCCATTTGTATGTCGACGACCTGTGAAGTCAGATTTCGATCTATTTCGCGATGATGACGAAACTCATCCATCTCCGCCTCTATAGTCGCGACTTGGATCGCTTCTTCCCTCAAGTGCGAAGAGGAAGATGATGCTCCATCTGCCATTTCATTCGTTTTCAATTGAACATTCGATACCTCCTCTCCTACCGGTGGATCTGGAGGCCGAAAACGTTCATCCACCGAATTACCAGTCATTCCAAACACGTTTTGCTAATCAAATTCTCTGATTATCAGCGATAAACACAAGAATTCTGGAGAAAtgtctagagagagaaaatttttagagagagaaaaaatttgagaaatggaAAAGCgatgggtttagggtttagggtttagggtttagggtttagggtttagggtttagggtttagggtttagggttttttttttattaaacgaCCCTTGAGGTGGGTCAGGGGCTTagcaacacccccaggccttacCATTTAACAACAAAATTTTACAAGAAGGGGGACATAAACCTTACCTTCTATGATATGTAAGGTGTAGGATTGACCTATCTACTAAGATTAGTCAACCCAACCTTTATACAAAAAGATGCACTCTATAATGGAACTAATTCTAGAATGCATAAAGTAGGGAGACACTCCCTTTACATGAATAAAAGAAGAGTCTATAAATTTGAACTTACATCAAAGATTTAATCTAATTGCTAATTGCTAATATCATAATGTATAAAACTTTGAAAGACTAAGGTGgatgttttattttcttgattttccttcttctaaaattttgtGTGCCCATCTTCTCTAGTAAATAGCTTCCTTTAATTGCTCCCTCAAGTTGTCTTGTTGTGTAGAAGTGTTGAATGATTTCCAAATTGTGACTCCATTTGTCTAGTAAGTCTGCAGTACTATTTGCTTCTCTATAGATGTGATGACACTTAAATTGTTCCATTTTCTTAGCTATTTGCTGGATTTGTAAGATAAGGTCTTCATATCTCCAAGGAATTTGTATTGTGTTTTTGATCCACTTGCACAGTAGCTCGGAATCAATCTCCAATTCAACTCTTTTGTATCCATGATCTGCACACCACTCCAGCCCATATAGAGCAGCTTTTATCTCTGCAATGTTGTTAGTACCACAACCAAAAGGTATAGAAAAAGCATAAACAATTTGACCTTGGTGATCCCTTAAAATACCACCACCTCCAATCTTAAAAGAAGTATTTAAAGCACTACCATCAGTATTAAGTTTGTAAATGTCTAAAGCTGGTTTTTTCCAGCTTACTATCACTATCTTATATTGCTGTTTACATTGTTCTACTAAGTTAATAAGTTTATTCCAATTAGATGGCCAAGGTATACTAGGAAACACCATTTTAATAACCTGCATAACAGTCTTGAATATACCATATTGCACTCTATGTATGCTGGATCTTTTCTTTCCATATTTGACAGCACACCTATTCTTCCATAGATTCCAACAAATTACATTAGGTAAAATATGTATTATCAATTTGTGTACCTCATTATAAACTTGCTGATTTCTCCAATGTATAAGTTGGTCTTTAAGGTTTGCATTTGCTGTCACTATTCCTAGTATTGAAGCATAGATCTTCCAGATATATTTAGCAAAATTTCCATTAATCAGTATATGATTAATGTCATCTTCACCTTTactataacaacaataacattcaGAAATATTTCTACCAAATTTCTGCAAAAGTTCATTCGTAGATAATTTACCTTTTAAAgctctccaaataaagaaggCTATTTTAAAAGGTAATTGTTTATGCCAGATAATGTTATTAATAAAATGagtagtttttttctttctaatgcACTCCCATGCAGAAGCTATAGTAAACTTGCCTGTTTCAGTTGGAATCCATATT encodes the following:
- the LOC138347725 gene encoding uncharacterized protein translates to MVFPSIPWPSNWNKLINLVEQCKQQYKIVIVSWKKPALDIYKLNTDGSALNTSFKIGGGGILRDHQGQIVYAFSIPFGCGTNNIAEIKAALYGLEWCADHGYKRVELEIDSELLCKWIKNTIQIPWRYEDLILQIQQIAKKMEQFKCHHIYREANSTADLLDKWSHNLEIIQHFYTTRQLEGAIKGSYLLEKMGTQNFRRRKIKKIKHPP